A window of the Oncorhynchus kisutch isolate 150728-3 unplaced genomic scaffold, Okis_V2 Okis02a-Okis13b_hom, whole genome shotgun sequence genome harbors these coding sequences:
- the LOC109876605 gene encoding catenin beta-1 isoform X1 encodes MRWLRNITRAHYQTPNIPLLNLSLDDLPFSYLNLEAVQAVGFESNMASQSDLMELDMAMEPDRKAAVSHWQQQSYLDSGIHSGATTTAPSLSGKGNPEEEDVDNQVLYEWEQGFSQSFTQDQVSDIDGQYAMTRAQRVRAAMFPETLDEGMQLPSTQFDGAHPTNVQRLAEPSQMLKHAVVNLINYQDDAELATRAIPELTKLLNDEDQVVVNKAAVMVHQLSKKEASRHAIMRSPQMVSAIVRTMQNTNDVETARCTAGTLHNLSHHREGLLAIFKSGGIPALVKMLGSPVDSVLFYAITTLHNLLLHQEGAKMAVRLAGGLQKMVALLNKTNVKFLAITTDCLQILAYGNQESKLIILASGGPQALVNIMRTYTYEKLLWTTSRVLKVLSVCSSNKPAIVEAGGMQALGLHLTDPSQRLVQNCLWTLRNLSDAATKQTTLAEVDVMQEGMEGLLGTLVQLLGSDDINVVTCAAGILSNLTCNNYKNKMMVCQVGGIEALVRTVLRAGDREDITEPAICALRHLTSRHQDAEMAQNAVRLHYGLPVVVKLLHPPSHWPLIKATVGLIRNLALCPANHAPLREQGAIPRLVQLLVRAHQDTQRRTSMGGTQQQFVEGVRMEEIVEGCTGALHILARDVHNRIVIRGLNTIPLFVQLLYSPIENIQRVAAGVLCELAQDKEAAEAIEAEGATAPLTELLHSRNEGVATYAAAVLFRMSEDKPQDYKKRLSVELTSSLFRTEPMTWNETGDLGLDIGAQGDALGYRQEDPSYRSFHSGGYGQDSMGMDSMMDHDMGAHHPGPEYPVDGLPDLGHAQDLIDGLPPGDSNQLAWFDTDL; translated from the exons ATCTGGAAGCTGTGCAGGCTGTGGGTTTTGAAAGTAACATGGCTTCCCAGT CTGATCTGATGGAGCTGGACATGGCCATGGAGCCTGACCGGAAGGCTGCAGTGAGCCACTGGCAGCAACAGTCGTACCTGGACTCTGGTATCCACTCAGGGGCTACCACCACCGCCCCCTCCCTGAGTGGGAAGGGCAAcccagaggaggaggatgtagataACCAGGTGCTGTACGAGTGGGAGCAGGGCTTCTCTCAGTCCTTCACACAAGATCAAGtgtcag aCATTGACGGGCAGTATGCCATGACCAGAGCCCAGAGGGTGCGTGCAGCCATGTTTCCAGAGACCCTGGACGAGGGCATGCAGCTCCCCTCCACCCAGTTTGATGGGGCCCACCCCACCAATGTGCAGCGGCTGGCTGAGCCCTCTCAGATGCTGAAGCATGCCGTGGTGAACCTCATCAACTATCAGGATGACGCCGAGCTGGCCACGCGTGCCATCCCTGAGCTGACCAAACTACTCAACGATGAGGACCAG GTGGTGGTGAACAAGGCTGCAGTGATGGTGCACCAGTTGTCCAAGAAGGAGGCTAGCCGCCACGCCATCATGCGCTCCCCCCAGATGGTGTCGGCAATCGTGCGCACCATGCAGAACACCAACGATGTGGAGACAGCCCGCTGCACCGCCGGCACCCTGCACAACCTGTCCCACCACAGAGAGGGTCTGCTGGCCATCTTCAAGTCCGGGGGCATCCCCGCCCTTGTCAAAATGCTTGG GTCCCCAGTGGACTCAGTGCTGTTCTACGCCATCACCACCCTACACAACCTGCTGCTCCACCAGGAGGGTGCCAAGATGGCCGTGCGTCTGGCCGGGGGCCTGCAGAAAATGGTGGCCTTGCTCAACAAGACAAACGTCAAATTCCTCGCCATCACAACAGATTGCCTTCAGATTCTTGCCTACGGCAACCAAGAAAGCAAG CTTATCATCCTGGCCAGCGGTGGGCCCCAGGCCCTGGTCAACATCATGAGGACATACACATATGAAAAGCTGTTGTGGACTACCAGTAGAGTTCTCAAAGTGCTCTCTGTCTGCTCCAGCAACAAGCCTGCCATCGTAGAGGCTG GTGGTATGCAGGCTCTTGGTCTTCACCTCACAGACCCCAGTCAGAGACTAGTCCAGAACTGCCTGTGGACCCTCAGGAACCTGTCAGACGCTGCCACCAAACAG ACGACCTTAGCTGAAGTAGATGTGATGCAG GAGGGTATGGAAGGTCTGCTGGGGACCCTGGTCCAGCTCCTGGGCTCTGATGACATCAACGTGGTGACGTGTGCTGCCGGCATACTGTCCAACCTCACCTGCAACAACTACAAGAACAAGATGATGGTGTGTCAGGTTGGGGGGATTGAGGCGCTGGTCCGTACCGTGCTGCGTGCCGGAGACCGCGAGGACATCACTGAGCCGGCCATCTGCGCCCTGCGCCACCTCACCAGCCGCCACCAGGATGCTGAGATGGCCCAGAATGCTGTGCGGCTTCACTACGGCCTACCTGTGGTGGTCAAGCTGCTGCATCCCCCCTCCCACTGGCCCCTCATCAAG GCCACTGTGGGCCTAATCCGTAACCTGGCTCTGTGTCCAGCCAACCATGCCCCTCTGCGTGAGCAGGGGGCCATCCCCAGACTGGTGCAGCTGCTGGTCAGAGCCCACCAGGACACCCAGAGACGCACCTCCATGGGAGGCACCCAGCAGCAGTTTGTG GAGGGAGTTCGTATGGAGGAGATCGTGGAGGGCTGTACTGGAGCTCTGCACATCCTGGCTAGAGACGTCCACAACAGAATCGTCATCAGAGGACTCAACACCATTCCACTCTTTGTCCAG CTGTTGTATTCTCCAATTGAGAACATTCAGCGTGTGGCTGCAGGAGTTCTGTGTGAGTTGGCCCAGGACAAGGAGGCAGCGGAGGCCATCGAGGCTGAGGGTGCCACCGCCCCCCTCACAGAGCTGCTTCACTCCAGAAACGAGGGCGTGG CCACCTATGCTGCTGCTGTTCTGTTCCGTATGTCTGAAGACAAGCCCCAGGACTATAAGAAGCGTCTGTCTGTGGAGCTCACCAGCTCCCTGTTCAGGACGGAGCCTATGACCTGGAACGAG ACAGGAGATCTGGGCCTGGACATCGGCGCTCAGGGAGATGCCCTGGGCTACCGTCAGGAAG ACCCTAGCTATCGCTCCTTCCACTCTGGGGGATATGGGCAGGACTCCATGGGTATGGACTCCATGATGGACCATGACATGGGTGCCCACCACCCCGGCCCTGAATACCCAGTCGACGGGCTGCCCGACCTGGGCCACGCCCAAGACCTGATCGATGGGCTTCCCCCAGGCGACAGTAATCAGTTGGCTTGGTTTGATACTGACCTGTAA
- the LOC109876605 gene encoding catenin beta-1 isoform X6, whose protein sequence is MASQSDLMELDMAMEPDRKAAVSHWQQQSYLDSGIHSGATTTAPSLSGKGNPEEEDVDNQVLYEWEQGFSQSFTQDQVSDIDGQYAMTRAQRVRAAMFPETLDEGMQLPSTQFDGAHPTNVQRLAEPSQMLKHAVVNLINYQDDAELATRAIPELTKLLNDEDQVVVNKAAVMVHQLSKKEASRHAIMRSPQMVSAIVRTMQNTNDVETARCTAGTLHNLSHHREGLLAIFKSGGIPALVKMLGSPVDSVLFYAITTLHNLLLHQEGAKMAVRLAGGLQKMVALLNKTNVKFLAITTDCLQILAYGNQESKLIILASGGPQALVNIMRTYTYEKLLWTTSRVLKVLSVCSSNKPAIVEAGGMQALGLHLTDPSQRLVQNCLWTLRNLSDAATKQEGMEGLLGTLVQLLGSDDINVVTCAAGILSNLTCNNYKNKMMVCQVGGIEALVRTVLRAGDREDITEPAICALRHLTSRHQDAEMAQNAVRLHYGLPVVVKLLHPPSHWPLIKATVGLIRNLALCPANHAPLREQGAIPRLVQLLVRAHQDTQRRTSMGGTQQQFVEGVRMEEIVEGCTGALHILARDVHNRIVIRGLNTIPLFVQLLYSPIENIQRVAAGVLCELAQDKEAAEAIEAEGATAPLTELLHSRNEGVATYAAAVLFRMSEDKPQDYKKRLSVELTSSLFRTEPMTWNETGDLGLDIGAQGDALGYRQEGVSSDLNEPAL, encoded by the exons ATGGCTTCCCAGT CTGATCTGATGGAGCTGGACATGGCCATGGAGCCTGACCGGAAGGCTGCAGTGAGCCACTGGCAGCAACAGTCGTACCTGGACTCTGGTATCCACTCAGGGGCTACCACCACCGCCCCCTCCCTGAGTGGGAAGGGCAAcccagaggaggaggatgtagataACCAGGTGCTGTACGAGTGGGAGCAGGGCTTCTCTCAGTCCTTCACACAAGATCAAGtgtcag aCATTGACGGGCAGTATGCCATGACCAGAGCCCAGAGGGTGCGTGCAGCCATGTTTCCAGAGACCCTGGACGAGGGCATGCAGCTCCCCTCCACCCAGTTTGATGGGGCCCACCCCACCAATGTGCAGCGGCTGGCTGAGCCCTCTCAGATGCTGAAGCATGCCGTGGTGAACCTCATCAACTATCAGGATGACGCCGAGCTGGCCACGCGTGCCATCCCTGAGCTGACCAAACTACTCAACGATGAGGACCAG GTGGTGGTGAACAAGGCTGCAGTGATGGTGCACCAGTTGTCCAAGAAGGAGGCTAGCCGCCACGCCATCATGCGCTCCCCCCAGATGGTGTCGGCAATCGTGCGCACCATGCAGAACACCAACGATGTGGAGACAGCCCGCTGCACCGCCGGCACCCTGCACAACCTGTCCCACCACAGAGAGGGTCTGCTGGCCATCTTCAAGTCCGGGGGCATCCCCGCCCTTGTCAAAATGCTTGG GTCCCCAGTGGACTCAGTGCTGTTCTACGCCATCACCACCCTACACAACCTGCTGCTCCACCAGGAGGGTGCCAAGATGGCCGTGCGTCTGGCCGGGGGCCTGCAGAAAATGGTGGCCTTGCTCAACAAGACAAACGTCAAATTCCTCGCCATCACAACAGATTGCCTTCAGATTCTTGCCTACGGCAACCAAGAAAGCAAG CTTATCATCCTGGCCAGCGGTGGGCCCCAGGCCCTGGTCAACATCATGAGGACATACACATATGAAAAGCTGTTGTGGACTACCAGTAGAGTTCTCAAAGTGCTCTCTGTCTGCTCCAGCAACAAGCCTGCCATCGTAGAGGCTG GTGGTATGCAGGCTCTTGGTCTTCACCTCACAGACCCCAGTCAGAGACTAGTCCAGAACTGCCTGTGGACCCTCAGGAACCTGTCAGACGCTGCCACCAAACAG GAGGGTATGGAAGGTCTGCTGGGGACCCTGGTCCAGCTCCTGGGCTCTGATGACATCAACGTGGTGACGTGTGCTGCCGGCATACTGTCCAACCTCACCTGCAACAACTACAAGAACAAGATGATGGTGTGTCAGGTTGGGGGGATTGAGGCGCTGGTCCGTACCGTGCTGCGTGCCGGAGACCGCGAGGACATCACTGAGCCGGCCATCTGCGCCCTGCGCCACCTCACCAGCCGCCACCAGGATGCTGAGATGGCCCAGAATGCTGTGCGGCTTCACTACGGCCTACCTGTGGTGGTCAAGCTGCTGCATCCCCCCTCCCACTGGCCCCTCATCAAG GCCACTGTGGGCCTAATCCGTAACCTGGCTCTGTGTCCAGCCAACCATGCCCCTCTGCGTGAGCAGGGGGCCATCCCCAGACTGGTGCAGCTGCTGGTCAGAGCCCACCAGGACACCCAGAGACGCACCTCCATGGGAGGCACCCAGCAGCAGTTTGTG GAGGGAGTTCGTATGGAGGAGATCGTGGAGGGCTGTACTGGAGCTCTGCACATCCTGGCTAGAGACGTCCACAACAGAATCGTCATCAGAGGACTCAACACCATTCCACTCTTTGTCCAG CTGTTGTATTCTCCAATTGAGAACATTCAGCGTGTGGCTGCAGGAGTTCTGTGTGAGTTGGCCCAGGACAAGGAGGCAGCGGAGGCCATCGAGGCTGAGGGTGCCACCGCCCCCCTCACAGAGCTGCTTCACTCCAGAAACGAGGGCGTGG CCACCTATGCTGCTGCTGTTCTGTTCCGTATGTCTGAAGACAAGCCCCAGGACTATAAGAAGCGTCTGTCTGTGGAGCTCACCAGCTCCCTGTTCAGGACGGAGCCTATGACCTGGAACGAG ACAGGAGATCTGGGCCTGGACATCGGCGCTCAGGGAGATGCCCTGGGCTACCGTCAGGAAG GTGTATCGTCTGATCTGAATGAACCTGCATTGTGA
- the LOC109876605 gene encoding catenin beta-1 isoform X5 — MRWLRNITRAHYQTPNIPLLNLSLDDLPFSYLNLEAVQAVGFESNMASQSDLMELDMAMEPDRKAAVSHWQQQSYLDSGIHSGATTTAPSLSGKGNPEEEDVDNQVLYEWEQGFSQSFTQDQVSDIDGQYAMTRAQRVRAAMFPETLDEGMQLPSTQFDGAHPTNVQRLAEPSQMLKHAVVNLINYQDDAELATRAIPELTKLLNDEDQVVVNKAAVMVHQLSKKEASRHAIMRSPQMVSAIVRTMQNTNDVETARCTAGTLHNLSHHREGLLAIFKSGGIPALVKMLGSPVDSVLFYAITTLHNLLLHQEGAKMAVRLAGGLQKMVALLNKTNVKFLAITTDCLQILAYGNQESKLIILASGGPQALVNIMRTYTYEKLLWTTSRVLKVLSVCSSNKPAIVEAGGMQALGLHLTDPSQRLVQNCLWTLRNLSDAATKQTTLAEVDVMQEGMEGLLGTLVQLLGSDDINVVTCAAGILSNLTCNNYKNKMMVCQVGGIEALVRTVLRAGDREDITEPAICALRHLTSRHQDAEMAQNAVRLHYGLPVVVKLLHPPSHWPLIKATVGLIRNLALCPANHAPLREQGAIPRLVQLLVRAHQDTQRRTSMGGTQQQFVEGVRMEEIVEGCTGALHILARDVHNRIVIRGLNTIPLFVQLLYSPIENIQRVAAGVLCELAQDKEAAEAIEAEGATAPLTELLHSRNEGVATYAAAVLFRMSEDKPQDYKKRLSVELTSSLFRTEPMTWNETGDLGLDIGAQGDALGYRQEGVSSDLNEPAL; from the exons ATCTGGAAGCTGTGCAGGCTGTGGGTTTTGAAAGTAACATGGCTTCCCAGT CTGATCTGATGGAGCTGGACATGGCCATGGAGCCTGACCGGAAGGCTGCAGTGAGCCACTGGCAGCAACAGTCGTACCTGGACTCTGGTATCCACTCAGGGGCTACCACCACCGCCCCCTCCCTGAGTGGGAAGGGCAAcccagaggaggaggatgtagataACCAGGTGCTGTACGAGTGGGAGCAGGGCTTCTCTCAGTCCTTCACACAAGATCAAGtgtcag aCATTGACGGGCAGTATGCCATGACCAGAGCCCAGAGGGTGCGTGCAGCCATGTTTCCAGAGACCCTGGACGAGGGCATGCAGCTCCCCTCCACCCAGTTTGATGGGGCCCACCCCACCAATGTGCAGCGGCTGGCTGAGCCCTCTCAGATGCTGAAGCATGCCGTGGTGAACCTCATCAACTATCAGGATGACGCCGAGCTGGCCACGCGTGCCATCCCTGAGCTGACCAAACTACTCAACGATGAGGACCAG GTGGTGGTGAACAAGGCTGCAGTGATGGTGCACCAGTTGTCCAAGAAGGAGGCTAGCCGCCACGCCATCATGCGCTCCCCCCAGATGGTGTCGGCAATCGTGCGCACCATGCAGAACACCAACGATGTGGAGACAGCCCGCTGCACCGCCGGCACCCTGCACAACCTGTCCCACCACAGAGAGGGTCTGCTGGCCATCTTCAAGTCCGGGGGCATCCCCGCCCTTGTCAAAATGCTTGG GTCCCCAGTGGACTCAGTGCTGTTCTACGCCATCACCACCCTACACAACCTGCTGCTCCACCAGGAGGGTGCCAAGATGGCCGTGCGTCTGGCCGGGGGCCTGCAGAAAATGGTGGCCTTGCTCAACAAGACAAACGTCAAATTCCTCGCCATCACAACAGATTGCCTTCAGATTCTTGCCTACGGCAACCAAGAAAGCAAG CTTATCATCCTGGCCAGCGGTGGGCCCCAGGCCCTGGTCAACATCATGAGGACATACACATATGAAAAGCTGTTGTGGACTACCAGTAGAGTTCTCAAAGTGCTCTCTGTCTGCTCCAGCAACAAGCCTGCCATCGTAGAGGCTG GTGGTATGCAGGCTCTTGGTCTTCACCTCACAGACCCCAGTCAGAGACTAGTCCAGAACTGCCTGTGGACCCTCAGGAACCTGTCAGACGCTGCCACCAAACAG ACGACCTTAGCTGAAGTAGATGTGATGCAG GAGGGTATGGAAGGTCTGCTGGGGACCCTGGTCCAGCTCCTGGGCTCTGATGACATCAACGTGGTGACGTGTGCTGCCGGCATACTGTCCAACCTCACCTGCAACAACTACAAGAACAAGATGATGGTGTGTCAGGTTGGGGGGATTGAGGCGCTGGTCCGTACCGTGCTGCGTGCCGGAGACCGCGAGGACATCACTGAGCCGGCCATCTGCGCCCTGCGCCACCTCACCAGCCGCCACCAGGATGCTGAGATGGCCCAGAATGCTGTGCGGCTTCACTACGGCCTACCTGTGGTGGTCAAGCTGCTGCATCCCCCCTCCCACTGGCCCCTCATCAAG GCCACTGTGGGCCTAATCCGTAACCTGGCTCTGTGTCCAGCCAACCATGCCCCTCTGCGTGAGCAGGGGGCCATCCCCAGACTGGTGCAGCTGCTGGTCAGAGCCCACCAGGACACCCAGAGACGCACCTCCATGGGAGGCACCCAGCAGCAGTTTGTG GAGGGAGTTCGTATGGAGGAGATCGTGGAGGGCTGTACTGGAGCTCTGCACATCCTGGCTAGAGACGTCCACAACAGAATCGTCATCAGAGGACTCAACACCATTCCACTCTTTGTCCAG CTGTTGTATTCTCCAATTGAGAACATTCAGCGTGTGGCTGCAGGAGTTCTGTGTGAGTTGGCCCAGGACAAGGAGGCAGCGGAGGCCATCGAGGCTGAGGGTGCCACCGCCCCCCTCACAGAGCTGCTTCACTCCAGAAACGAGGGCGTGG CCACCTATGCTGCTGCTGTTCTGTTCCGTATGTCTGAAGACAAGCCCCAGGACTATAAGAAGCGTCTGTCTGTGGAGCTCACCAGCTCCCTGTTCAGGACGGAGCCTATGACCTGGAACGAG ACAGGAGATCTGGGCCTGGACATCGGCGCTCAGGGAGATGCCCTGGGCTACCGTCAGGAAG GTGTATCGTCTGATCTGAATGAACCTGCATTGTGA
- the LOC109876605 gene encoding catenin beta-1 isoform X4: protein MASQSDLMELDMAMEPDRKAAVSHWQQQSYLDSGIHSGATTTAPSLSGKGNPEEEDVDNQVLYEWEQGFSQSFTQDQVSDIDGQYAMTRAQRVRAAMFPETLDEGMQLPSTQFDGAHPTNVQRLAEPSQMLKHAVVNLINYQDDAELATRAIPELTKLLNDEDQVVVNKAAVMVHQLSKKEASRHAIMRSPQMVSAIVRTMQNTNDVETARCTAGTLHNLSHHREGLLAIFKSGGIPALVKMLGSPVDSVLFYAITTLHNLLLHQEGAKMAVRLAGGLQKMVALLNKTNVKFLAITTDCLQILAYGNQESKLIILASGGPQALVNIMRTYTYEKLLWTTSRVLKVLSVCSSNKPAIVEAGGMQALGLHLTDPSQRLVQNCLWTLRNLSDAATKQEGMEGLLGTLVQLLGSDDINVVTCAAGILSNLTCNNYKNKMMVCQVGGIEALVRTVLRAGDREDITEPAICALRHLTSRHQDAEMAQNAVRLHYGLPVVVKLLHPPSHWPLIKATVGLIRNLALCPANHAPLREQGAIPRLVQLLVRAHQDTQRRTSMGGTQQQFVEGVRMEEIVEGCTGALHILARDVHNRIVIRGLNTIPLFVQLLYSPIENIQRVAAGVLCELAQDKEAAEAIEAEGATAPLTELLHSRNEGVATYAAAVLFRMSEDKPQDYKKRLSVELTSSLFRTEPMTWNETGDLGLDIGAQGDALGYRQEDPSYRSFHSGGYGQDSMGMDSMMDHDMGAHHPGPEYPVDGLPDLGHAQDLIDGLPPGDSNQLAWFDTDL from the exons ATGGCTTCCCAGT CTGATCTGATGGAGCTGGACATGGCCATGGAGCCTGACCGGAAGGCTGCAGTGAGCCACTGGCAGCAACAGTCGTACCTGGACTCTGGTATCCACTCAGGGGCTACCACCACCGCCCCCTCCCTGAGTGGGAAGGGCAAcccagaggaggaggatgtagataACCAGGTGCTGTACGAGTGGGAGCAGGGCTTCTCTCAGTCCTTCACACAAGATCAAGtgtcag aCATTGACGGGCAGTATGCCATGACCAGAGCCCAGAGGGTGCGTGCAGCCATGTTTCCAGAGACCCTGGACGAGGGCATGCAGCTCCCCTCCACCCAGTTTGATGGGGCCCACCCCACCAATGTGCAGCGGCTGGCTGAGCCCTCTCAGATGCTGAAGCATGCCGTGGTGAACCTCATCAACTATCAGGATGACGCCGAGCTGGCCACGCGTGCCATCCCTGAGCTGACCAAACTACTCAACGATGAGGACCAG GTGGTGGTGAACAAGGCTGCAGTGATGGTGCACCAGTTGTCCAAGAAGGAGGCTAGCCGCCACGCCATCATGCGCTCCCCCCAGATGGTGTCGGCAATCGTGCGCACCATGCAGAACACCAACGATGTGGAGACAGCCCGCTGCACCGCCGGCACCCTGCACAACCTGTCCCACCACAGAGAGGGTCTGCTGGCCATCTTCAAGTCCGGGGGCATCCCCGCCCTTGTCAAAATGCTTGG GTCCCCAGTGGACTCAGTGCTGTTCTACGCCATCACCACCCTACACAACCTGCTGCTCCACCAGGAGGGTGCCAAGATGGCCGTGCGTCTGGCCGGGGGCCTGCAGAAAATGGTGGCCTTGCTCAACAAGACAAACGTCAAATTCCTCGCCATCACAACAGATTGCCTTCAGATTCTTGCCTACGGCAACCAAGAAAGCAAG CTTATCATCCTGGCCAGCGGTGGGCCCCAGGCCCTGGTCAACATCATGAGGACATACACATATGAAAAGCTGTTGTGGACTACCAGTAGAGTTCTCAAAGTGCTCTCTGTCTGCTCCAGCAACAAGCCTGCCATCGTAGAGGCTG GTGGTATGCAGGCTCTTGGTCTTCACCTCACAGACCCCAGTCAGAGACTAGTCCAGAACTGCCTGTGGACCCTCAGGAACCTGTCAGACGCTGCCACCAAACAG GAGGGTATGGAAGGTCTGCTGGGGACCCTGGTCCAGCTCCTGGGCTCTGATGACATCAACGTGGTGACGTGTGCTGCCGGCATACTGTCCAACCTCACCTGCAACAACTACAAGAACAAGATGATGGTGTGTCAGGTTGGGGGGATTGAGGCGCTGGTCCGTACCGTGCTGCGTGCCGGAGACCGCGAGGACATCACTGAGCCGGCCATCTGCGCCCTGCGCCACCTCACCAGCCGCCACCAGGATGCTGAGATGGCCCAGAATGCTGTGCGGCTTCACTACGGCCTACCTGTGGTGGTCAAGCTGCTGCATCCCCCCTCCCACTGGCCCCTCATCAAG GCCACTGTGGGCCTAATCCGTAACCTGGCTCTGTGTCCAGCCAACCATGCCCCTCTGCGTGAGCAGGGGGCCATCCCCAGACTGGTGCAGCTGCTGGTCAGAGCCCACCAGGACACCCAGAGACGCACCTCCATGGGAGGCACCCAGCAGCAGTTTGTG GAGGGAGTTCGTATGGAGGAGATCGTGGAGGGCTGTACTGGAGCTCTGCACATCCTGGCTAGAGACGTCCACAACAGAATCGTCATCAGAGGACTCAACACCATTCCACTCTTTGTCCAG CTGTTGTATTCTCCAATTGAGAACATTCAGCGTGTGGCTGCAGGAGTTCTGTGTGAGTTGGCCCAGGACAAGGAGGCAGCGGAGGCCATCGAGGCTGAGGGTGCCACCGCCCCCCTCACAGAGCTGCTTCACTCCAGAAACGAGGGCGTGG CCACCTATGCTGCTGCTGTTCTGTTCCGTATGTCTGAAGACAAGCCCCAGGACTATAAGAAGCGTCTGTCTGTGGAGCTCACCAGCTCCCTGTTCAGGACGGAGCCTATGACCTGGAACGAG ACAGGAGATCTGGGCCTGGACATCGGCGCTCAGGGAGATGCCCTGGGCTACCGTCAGGAAG ACCCTAGCTATCGCTCCTTCCACTCTGGGGGATATGGGCAGGACTCCATGGGTATGGACTCCATGATGGACCATGACATGGGTGCCCACCACCCCGGCCCTGAATACCCAGTCGACGGGCTGCCCGACCTGGGCCACGCCCAAGACCTGATCGATGGGCTTCCCCCAGGCGACAGTAATCAGTTGGCTTGGTTTGATACTGACCTGTAA